Part of the Gemmatimonas sp. genome is shown below.
CGCGTGCGTGTGGTCGAGGCGGGAGAAACCAGTCGCATTGCCAAACTACTGCGGCAGGTGGAGGAAAGTGCACGCCGCCGCGCGCCCATCGTGCAGATGGCGAATCGCCTGGCGGGCATTTTTACCGCCGTCGTGCTGGTGGTGGCGGTGGCCACCTTCGCCATCAAGACGCAGCTCAATGCGGGCGCAGCGCTCGACGACGCCATCGCCCTGCTCATCGTGACGTGTCCGTGTGCGCTCGCGCTGGCCACCCCGCTGGCCATCACGGTGGCCGTGGGACGGGCAGCCGGCAACGGCATGCTCATCAAGGGAGGCGACGCGCTGGAGCTGCTGGCCACACCCGGTACCCTCGTGCTCGACAAGACCGGCACCATTACCGAGGGGCGCACGGCCCTGGCGTCGTGGTCGGGACCCGAGTGGGTGAAGCCACTGGTCCTCGCGCTGGAGGAGGGCTCCTCGCATCCCCTCGCCGACGGCTTCCGCCGAGCCTGGCCCGGCCTCGCGGTGCCGGTGGTGGAGCAGTCGCGTCACGTGGTGGGCGGCGGGCTGGAGGGGGTGATTGACGGGCGCGTGGTGCGCATCGGCTCGCCGCGCTTCGTGGCCGAGGGCACGACGCACATCGCGCCCACCATGACGGCGGCGCTCGACACCATGGATCGCACCCTGACACCCGTGCACATCGCGGTGGACGGGGAGTTTGTGGCGTTGGCCGGCATGGGCGATCGCGTACGCGATGACGCGTTGGCGGCGCTGCAGGCACTGCGGGCGCGCGGCTGGCGCACGGTAATGCTGAGCGGCGATGCGACCGATGTGGTGGCCGCCGTGGGACGGGCGCTCGACTTCGACGCGGCCGATGCCATCGGTGCCGCGTCGCCGGAGGACAAGCTGGCCTTCGTGGAGCACTGCAAGCAGCGGGGCACCGTGGTGATGGTGGGCGATGGCGTGAACGATGCCGCCGCGATTGCCGCAGCCCATGTGGGCATCGGCGTGCACGGCGGCGCCGAGGCGTGCCTGGCCAGCGCCGACATCTACCTCACGCGTCCCGGACTTTCCGCGCTGGTAGAGCTCACCGAAGGGGCGCGCCGCACCATGCGCGTCATCCGGCGCAACATCGGCTTTTCCATTGCGTACAACCTCATCGGGGCGGGGATGGCCGTGATCGGGATGCTCACCCCGCTCATTGCCGCCGTGCTCATGCCAGCCAGCTCGATTACCGTCGTACTGGGCAGCTGGTACGGCCACACCTTCGCCCGCCGCTTGCGCGGCGGGGCGACCACCACGGAGTTGACGGCATGAGCGTGATCTTCATAGTGCTACCCCTGGCCATCCTCATCGTGGGCGCGGCGGTGGGGGCGTTCGTCTGGAGCGCCCGGAACGGCCAGATGGATGATCTGGAAACTCCGGCCGTGCGGATGCTGCGCGACGAGGGGCGGTAGGGGGAACGGGGTCGGAGACGCGTGATGCCGGGAATCTTCTCCGTCATCTTGTCCCGTCCGGCCGGGGAGCGGACATTTCCTCCATGTCTACTCCTGATCACCTCGTCTCCTCCCCGACTGACGGCGGGGAGCGCCGGCGCAATCCCCGGCTGCGGGAGCTCGTCGACGAAATGCTGGCGTCCATCCGCGCCGCCACCAACGCCGATCTCTGGTCGCCCGAGGAGCGCGCGGCCTATGAGGCCGACATGGCGCGCATCATGGACAGCGTGCGCCAGCAGGCATTGGGCGGACCGGCGGCGCGGGCGCGGCTGGAGTAGCGCGCGGGGCGGCGCGCCGGACGGCGCGGGGGGGCTGACACCCACCGCTACGCTGGCCCGACCACCTC
Proteins encoded:
- the ccoS gene encoding cbb3-type cytochrome oxidase assembly protein CcoS; amino-acid sequence: MSVIFIVLPLAILIVGAAVGAFVWSARNGQMDDLETPAVRMLRDEGR
- a CDS encoding heavy metal translocating P-type ATPase; this encodes MATNTLRLSGATTGIGETVLCAHCGLPVPEGLVDDAAERQFCCTGCHTAFTILHEHGLDSYYGFAERREAPVRASGRSYEEFDHPAFAQLYVTRTAEGLSRTELYLEGVHCASCVWLVERMPLLQNGVVRAELDVRRSLAVVEWDAEATPLSAIARALDLLGYPPHPYRGVARADMRRREDRAMLVRIGIAGAIAINVMLLALALYSGELNGMESRFTTFFRWMSFAVTVPAFIWPGRVFFTGAWASLRTKSLHMDLPIAIALAAGFVRGAINTVTGEGPIYFDGLALLIFALLVGRFLQQRGQRMAADAAELLHALAPSTARIVDAGSASEQVRDIPTAALLPGMVLDVRAGETFAADGVVVRGSSSVNAALLTGESRPTSVSEGTTVYAGTLNVAAPLRVRVVEAGETSRIAKLLRQVEESARRRAPIVQMANRLAGIFTAVVLVVAVATFAIKTQLNAGAALDDAIALLIVTCPCALALATPLAITVAVGRAAGNGMLIKGGDALELLATPGTLVLDKTGTITEGRTALASWSGPEWVKPLVLALEEGSSHPLADGFRRAWPGLAVPVVEQSRHVVGGGLEGVIDGRVVRIGSPRFVAEGTTHIAPTMTAALDTMDRTLTPVHIAVDGEFVALAGMGDRVRDDALAALQALRARGWRTVMLSGDATDVVAAVGRALDFDAADAIGAASPEDKLAFVEHCKQRGTVVMVGDGVNDAAAIAAAHVGIGVHGGAEACLASADIYLTRPGLSALVELTEGARRTMRVIRRNIGFSIAYNLIGAGMAVIGMLTPLIAAVLMPASSITVVLGSWYGHTFARRLRGGATTTELTA